From the genome of Lotus japonicus ecotype B-129 chromosome 6, LjGifu_v1.2, one region includes:
- the LOC130725814 gene encoding protein FAR1-RELATED SEQUENCE 5-like gives MEDDSTFIEYGVEIEMSTEESIHYMSESGDHTDNDETEDDVQVDQQMYDSDFNGDDGDESEGRDAEINNDDGNNFEDQSEQDFSGEGELGFDNTCCITIDSLQDILRIDLKNLCPLDTSSYEFCDAEVAYLFYKWYARVNGFAVRKNNILRDKTEEVIQRRYVCSRQGKRRDNDNRVRKVRPETRCWCLAEFVIHVDKSSGRWRVKRFVDSHSHDLLPDEYTTMIASHRSMGEADILQMNNMRKAGLRGTDIFKSFAGQSGGFYNMGYNLKDMHNQISRQRRWEPSDATAAIEYLRGLKKNDSLIYCREKVSDEGRLELLFWSDGISQMSYQVFGDVLAFDATYGKNKHKCPFVVFCGINHHNKTTIFASAIVTNETEETYVWLLDNFLRAMKGKAPSSVITDGDPRMRNAIKRVFPRAHHRLCAWYLQKGAAKHVQITDFTRQLSKCMYFDLEVHEFERLWADVVARHGLEGNEWVSDLLAGL, from the exons ATGGAG gATGATAGTACATTTATTGAATATGGAGTTGAAATTGAAATGAGCACTGAAGAGTCAATCCACTATATGTCTGAGTCTGGTGATCATACTGATAATGATGAAACAGAAGACGATGTACAGGTTGACCAACAAATGTATGACTCGGACTTCAATGGTGACGATGGTGATGAATCAGAAGGCAGAGATGCTGAGATAAACAATGATGATGGGAATAATTTCGAAGACCAGAGCGAGCAAGATTTCTCAGGAGAAGGTGAACTGGGTTTTGACAACACTTGTTGCATAACAATTGATTCTCTTCAGGATATCCTACGTATTGATCTGAAAAACTTATGTCCATTAGACACGAGTTCGTACGAATTTTGTGATGCTGAGGTAGCCTACTTGTTTTATAAGTGGTATGCTAGAGTTAATGGATTTGCTGTGCGGAAAAACAATATTCTGCGAGATAAAACAGAAGAAGTTATTCAGAGAAGGTATGTTTGTAGTAGACAAGGAAAACGTCGAGATAATGACAACAGGGTGCGTAAAGTTAGACCTGAGACAAGATGTTGGTGTCTGGCGGAATTTGTGATTCATGTAGACAAAAGCAGTGGACGTTGGCGTGTGAAACGATTTGTTGATTCCCATAGTCATGACCTACTTCCTGATGAATACACAACAATGATTGCATCCCATAGGTCTATGGGTGAAGCTGATATATTGCAAATGAATAATATGAGGAAGGCAGGTTTGAGGGGTACTGATATATTCAAGTCATTTGCAGGTCAGTCAGGTGGTTTTTATAACATGGGGTATAATCTGAAAGACATGCACAACCAGATTAGTAGGCAAAGAAGGTGGGAACCATCGGATGCAACTGCTGCTATAGAGTACCTTCGTGGCTTGAAAAAGAACGATTCATTGATATATTGTCGTGAGAAGGTGAGCGACGAAGGGAGACTTGAATTGTTATTTTGGAGCGATGGAATAAGCCAAATGAGTTATCAGGTATTTGGTGATGTTCTTGCATTCGATGCAACATATGGTAAAAATAAGCACAAATGTCCGTTTGTTGTGTTTTGTGGCATAAATCACCATAACAAGACAACGATTTTTGCTTCTGCAATAGTTACAAATGAGACAGAAGAAACTTACGTGTGGCTACTAGACAATTTTCTTCGAGCAATGAAAGGAAAGGCACCTTCTTCGGTCATAACTGACGGGGACCCAAGAATGAGGAATGCTATAAAACGAGTGTTTCCAAGGGCACACCATCGGTTATGTGCATGGTATCTTCAGAAAGGTGCTGCAAAACATGTTCAAATTACAGATTTCACTAGACAGCTTAGCAAATGTATGTATTTTGATCTTGAAGTGCATGAATTTGAGAGACTGTGGGCTGATGTTGTAGCAAGGCATGGATTAGAGGGAAATGAATGGGTTTCTGATCT ATTGGCAGGTTTGTAA
- the LOC130725829 gene encoding putative pumilio homolog 7, chloroplastic yields the protein MMENVKDEGDLEMLLGEIPHNLLHLYDHRQFLPKQPVNGGGVFYDDDPLTQIKFSGGSSLQSDGSSSSLFSGGYSFSDTGSPTPPPLEDFKSTTGISSHHGNSFWLDSTVTVREKAGESLVDELGLCANLSKMCINNQQQQMNKNPNVFPSFCDSSLSGNNLINVHVHNKQHRDLDYNSFRRGAFDSLGFQSPFPRSPNSLGAGMNPALSGLTQDFEMANLFGSSQPCPARYEYDAVLSQLNGFSGGSMDSPRHRRQMMNQNNHYCRGNLAPEFVPPLSRNPIVDDASIYDQRNGVNLMGERGASVFAQRNGVNLMGERGVPRLPNYSHCTNFRPHMSVHDLLQHGPPLSNARVVPPCNARMIPQANIDSISSEGSFIIQGEGLSYVVNRGSDRSRCSNAARQNGFAKHLQRPELDIQHQAFGAYENPRSPRIDSPFPSLPKYNSLAEARGCVYLIAKDQHGCRFLQRVFEEGTPEDVQVIFNEIIEHVVELMINPFGNYLMQKLLEVCNEEQRLQIILMVTQEPGQLVRISLNTHGTRVVQKLIETLKTRQQISLVVSALEPGFLALIKDLNGNHVVQHCLQCLSNGDNKFIFVAAAKYCAEIATHQHGCCVLQKCIGHSSGEHREKLVGEISANALLLAQDQYGNYVVQFILDLRIPSATSTIVLLFEGNYVHLAMQKFSSHVVEKCLSVLDDESRSRIIYELLSAPHFAQLLQDPHANYVVQSALKHSEGDVHNSLVEAIESHKAISRNSPYSKKIFSQKLLKK from the exons ATGATGGAAAACGTGAAGGATGAAGGTGACCTTGAAATGTTGTTGGGTGAGATCCCTCACAATCTCCTTCATCTTTACGATCACCGCCAGTTTCTGCCCAAACAGCCGGTGAATGGCGGTGGTGTGTTTTATGATGATGATCCATTAACTCAGATTAAGTTTTCCGGTGGTTCGTCTTTGCAATCTGATGGCTCTTCTTCGAGCTTGTTTTCCGGTGGCTATTCGTTTTCTGACACTGGATCACCAACGCCGCCTCCTCTGGAGGATTTTAAATCCACCACCGGTATCTCCTCCCATCACGGTAACAGTTTCTGGTTGGATTCTACTGTCACTGTGAGGGAGAAGGCTGGGGAGAGTTTGGTGGATGAACTTGGCCTCTGTGCTAATTTGAGTAAAATGTGTATTAACAATCAACAACAACAGATGAACAAGAATCCGAATGTGTTTCCATCATTCTGTGATTCTTCTTTGAGTGGGAATAATCTGATCAATGTTCATGTTCATAACAAACAACACAGGGATTTGGATTATAACAGTTTCAGGAGAGGGGCTTTTGATTCTCTTGGATTTCAATCCCCTTTTCCGCGGAGTCCTAACAGCCTTGGCGCTGGCATGAATCCGGCATTATCAGGGTTAACCCAGGATTTTGAAATGGCTAATTTATTTGGATCATCACAACCATGTCCCGCGCGGTACGAGTACGACGCGGTGCTGTCTCAGTTAAATGGATTTAGTGGTGGTTCAATGGATTCTCCAAGGCACAGGAGGCAGATGATGAATCAGAATAACCACTATTGTAGAGGAAATTTGGCACCGGAGTTTGTTCCACCCTTGAGCAGAAATCCAATAGTTGATGATGCTTCAATTTATGATCAGAGAAATGGAGTTAATTTAATGGGAGAAAGAGGTGCTTCAGTTTTTGCTCAGAGAAATGGAGTTAATTTAATGGGAGAAAGGGGGGTGCCAAGATTGCCTAATTATTCTCATTGTACTAATTTTAGGCCTCATATGAGTGTTCATGATTTACTGCAGCATGGTCCTCCTCTGTCGAATGCAAGAGTTGTGCCTCCTTGTAATGCTAGAATGATCCCGCAGGCGAATATAGATTCTATTTCGAGTGAGGGGAGCTTCATCATACAAGGTGAAGGTCTAAGTTATGTTGTAAACCGGGGTTCAGATCGTTCAAGGTGTTCGAATGCCGCGCGCCAAAATGGCTTTGCTAAGCATCTACAAAGGCCAGAGCTAGACATCCAGCACCAGGCTTTCGGAGCCTATGAAAATCCGAGGAGTCCTAGGATTGATTCTCCATTCCCTTCGCTACCCAAGTATAATTCCCTGGCAGAAGCTCGAGGGTGCGTGTATTTAATAGCCAAAGATCAGCATGGCTGTAGGTTCCTGCAAAGAGTGTTTGAGGAAGGTACACCGGAGGACGTTCAAGTGATATTTAATGAGATCATTGAGCATGTAGTGGAACTTATGATCAATCCTTTTGGAAATTACCTTATGCAAAAGTTGTTGGAAGTTTGTAATGAAGAACAGAGATTGCAGATTATACTCATGGTTACTCAGGAGCCAGGGCAACTTGTCAGAATCTCTTTGAACACTCATGG CACTCGAGTGGTACAGAAGCTGATTGAGACTCTCAAAACTAGGCAGCAAATTTCATTAGTGGTATCAGCTCTTGAACCAGGATTCTTGGCTCTCATCAAAGATCTTAATGGAAATCACGTGGTTCAGCATTGTTTGCAATGCCTAAGCAATGGAGATAACAAG TTTATATTTGTTGCTGCTGCTAAGTATTGTGCTGAGATTGCAACTCATCAACACGGTTGTTGTGTTCTGCAAAAGTGTATTGGTCATTCAAGTGGGGAGCATAGAGAAAAGCTGGTTGGAGAAATATCTGCCAATGCACTTCTGCTAGCTCAAGATCAATACGG AAATTATGTTGTTCAGTTCATCTTGGACTTAAGGATTCCATCTGCCACCTCAACTATAGTTTTGCTATTTGAAGGTAATTATGTGCACCTGGCAATGCAGAAGTTCAGTAGCCATGTGGTCGAAAAATGCCTGTCTGTATTGGATGATGAGAGTCGGTCAAGAATCATTTACGAGCTGCTCTCTGCTCCTCACTTCGCACAGTTGCTTCAAGATCCTCATGCAAATTATGTTGTTCAATCAGCACTAAAACATTCCGAG GGCGATGTGCATAATTCACTGGTTGAAGCAATCGAGTCCCACAAAGCAATTTCACGAAATAGTCCCTATTCCAAAAAGATATTCTCGCAGAAGCTTTTGAAGAAATGA
- the LOC130726393 gene encoding WAT1-related protein At1g68170-like, whose protein sequence is MAGTMKAFLLMFVVQAAFAGNNILYKIVIFDGMPVSIITVYRQIISAAFTLSLAFIFERNNMPNLTFKLLSISFLNGLLGGSLYQNLYFESLSLISATFVTALFNLIPAITFALAILFGLETLDFHAIACKVKVMGTVIGIGGAMFVTFLKSVELSIWPFHFNILNKKEIETHSGSKVLGICFGFVSCILFSFWLIFQGKMSKSKTYPQHYTSMALMSMMAALQATAYALCVERDWSQWRLGWDLRLLTVVFSGTMGTGFANVVIAWSVRKKGPLFAALFSPVELILVVIAGSIMLDEPLYLGSLIGGVLIVVGLYMVLWGQNKELQMTTQLEAEHIEGANTMGTWRALEGDAR, encoded by the exons ATGGCAGGAACCATGAAAGCATTCTTGCTCATGTTTGTGGTGCAAGCCGCTTTTGCCGGAAACAACATTTTGTATAAGATTGTTATCTTTGACGGAATGCCGGTCAGCATCATCACTGTTTACCGTCAAATCATTTCAGCCGCCTTCACTCTATCCTTAGCTTTCATCTTTGAACGCAATAACATGCCCAACCTCACTTTCAAGCTCCTCTCCATCTCCTTCTTGAATGGATTACTTGG GGGAAGTCTGTAccaaaatttatattttgaatCATTAAGCTTAATATCAGCCACCTTCGTCACGGCTCTGTTCAACCTTATTCCGGCCATTACTTTTGCTTTGGCCATCTTATTCGg TTTGGAAACTCTAGATTTTCATGCGATTGCTTGCAAAGTTAAGGTGATGGGTACAGTTATTGGAATTGGAGGGGCTATGTTTGTGACATTTCTCAAAAGTGTAGAACTGAGCATCTGGCCCTTCCACTTCAACATATTGAACAAGAAGGAAATAGAAACTCATTCGGGGAGTAAAGTGCTTGGAATCTGCTTTGGTTTTGTGAGCTGTATTCTGTTTTCATTTTGGCTCATCTTTCAG GGTAAGATGAGCAAGAGCAAAACATATCCACAACATTACACAAGCATGGCTTTAATGTCCATGATGGCAGCTTTACAAGCAACTGCTTATGCACTTTGTGTCGAAAGGGATTGGAGCCAATGGAGGCTTGGTTGGGATTTGAGGCTTCTTACTGTAGTATTTTCA GGAACTATGGGTACAGGATTTGCTAATGTTGTAATTGCTTGGTCTGTGAGGAAGAAAGGTCCACTCTTTGCTGCCCTTTTTAGTCCCGTTGAGCTTATACTTGTAGTCATTGCTGGCTCAATTATGTTGGATGAACCCTTGTACTTAGGAAG CCTAATTGGAGGGGTGCTGATAGTGGTTGGCCTTTACATGGTTCTTTGGGGTCAGAACAAAGAACTCCAAATGACCACTCAGTTGGAAGCCGAACACATTGAGGGTGCAAACACCATGGGAACCTGGAGAGCCCTAGAGGGAGATGCCAGATAG
- the LOC130722076 gene encoding protein LNK1-like → MSNNICMYEIDDNMWDEFGENDDHIVPHDDNKHKNQFIIQDDGCKKSRHESHGIRSSEYVSNYRTQGEEESYLQNLTLKQRMLEKGSRSGKDEGVFSSCDSDSCKEAKRLTSDDTGMPDHCLKSSDIDSGGNELCADDIILEDKCVVEDDNECQYPIHHTSQADNELSFLDNDGWLDIGNFEDVDRMLSCDLNFGVGSLNNDEEFSWLSSSHGAEGSDDALKSNFKFSCAEMSPLKNMLDYNLDSEENIEFLPINGSNKRSPPVDKKMRSQMDVDDDGVPAPLSIFGESGMKFGTKDDLVHKEKLQRKLPKPSAGRRKNGFQENGDIRQPFGTSSSGVTSLDSIQEHILNIDSDSFDCIQTQIPIEQPDFSPTPYQTSLFPTLSGPRSKHDGHPLSSLKESSYVSNLESSHSHSMVAAALKTNGKRGKLYHSHDGHLLNRSFENMANEIPFPSPGSGKQVAHQFENENEGHSEVQGVSLGFSPEMDSSTVQESSPMSSSLDRTSLEATSFSHLQQALDQLDIRTKLCIRDSLYRLAKSAEQRHDNVNTNGYIGDDSEACQAMSVQDPSRCTGFMDIEIDTNPIDRSIAHLLFHRPSEPSTLLPNHTVPSKSSAQDTWISDQSTSKD, encoded by the exons ATGTCAAACAACATCTGCATGTATGAG ATTGATGATAATATGTGGGATGaatttggtgaaaatgatgatcATATAGTGCCCCATGATGATAACAAACATAAGAATCAGTTCATAATACAGGATGACGGCTGTAAGAAATCACGTCATGAATCGCATGGTATCAGGAGTAGTGAGTATGTGAGTAACTATCGCACTCAGGGTGAAGAGGAGTCATACTTGCAAAATCTGACCCTAAAACAAAGAATGCTAGAAAAGGGTTCAAGGTCAGGCAAAGATGAAGGTGTGTTTTCTTCATGTGATAGTGACTCATGCAAAGAAGCAAAAAGGCTAACCTCAGATGACACAGGCATGCCTGATCACTGTTTGAAGAGCAGCGATATAGATTCTGGTGGCAACGAGTTATGTGCAGATGATATCATCTTGGAAGACAAGTGTGTGGTGGAAGATGATAATGAGTGTCAATATCCAATCCATCATACATCCCAAGCTGACAATGAACTCAGTTTTCTTGATAATGATGGGTGGCTGGATATCGGAAACTTCGAAGATGTAGACAGGATGTT AAGTTGTGACCTAAACTTTGGAGTGGGGAGTCTCAATAATGATGAGGAGTTCTCCTGGCTCTCATCTTCACACGGTGCTGAAGGTTCAGATGATGCGTTGAAGTCCAACTTCAAGTTTTCATGTGCagaaatgagtccattgaaaaATATGTTGGATTATAATCTGGACTCCGAGGAAAATATTGAATTCCTTCCAATCAATGGTTCCAATAAAAGATCACCTCCTGTTGATAAAAAAATGAGGTCTCAAAtggatgttgatgatgatggtgtcCCTGCTCCATTGTCAATATTCGGTGAATCAGGCATGAAATTTGGTACTAAAGATGACTTGGTGCACAAAGAAAAG TTGCAGAGGAAGCTTCCAAAGCCATCAGCAGGAAGGCGTAAAAATGGCttccaagaaaatggagatATAAGGCAGCCCTTTGGAACCTCTTCCAGTGGAGTTACTTCTCTTGATAGTATCCAAGAGCATATTCTGAACATAGATTCTGATTCCTTTGACTGCATACAGACACAAATTCCTATAGAACAGCCAGACTTTAGTCCTACTCCATATCAAACTTCCCTCTTTCCGACTTTGTCTGGACCAAGATCCAAGCACGATGGACATCCTTTGTCTTCTCTTAAAGAATCATCTTATGTGTCAAACCTGGAGAGTTCTCACAGTCATTCTATGGTTGCTGCTGCCTTGAAAACCAACGGGAAGAGAGGCAAGTTGTATCATAGCCATGATGGACACCTGTTAAATAGGAGTTTTGAAAATATGGCAAATGAAATTCCATTTCCCAGTCCAGGTTCAGGTAAGCAGGTAGCTCATcagtttgaaaatgaaaatgaaggtCATAGTGAAGTTCAGGGAGTTAGCCTTGGATTTTCACCAGAAATGGACTCATCAACTGTGCAGGAAAGCTCACCCATGAGCTCTTCTCTGGACCGAACCTCGCTAGAAGCAACTAGCTTTTCCCACTTGCAACAGGCATTGGATCAG TTGGATATTAGAACCAAACTGTGCATAAGGGACAGTCTATACCGCTTGGCTAAGAGTGCGGAGCAAAGACATGATAATGTAAACACAAATGGCTACATAGGAGATGATAGTGAAGCGTGTCAAGCAATGTCGGTACAGGATCCGAGCAG GTGTACAGGGTTCATGGATATAGAAATTGACACAAATCCTATTGATCGGTCTATAGCACATTTGCTATTTCACAGGCCTTCAGAGCCATCAACGTTGCTTCCTAACCATACAGTACCTTCCAAATCCAGTGCCCAAG ATACATGGATCAGTGATCAATCCACCAGTAAAGACTGA
- the LOC130722078 gene encoding probable inactive receptor kinase At2g26730: MGFPLSLNDTENSEGQNTASGKNNSSNILLIFIVVLLVAIILLLIMYYKTSRKLSKIVNGQVPAVEEKEKDVEFSAEKKIAIGEGTMMTVEDRKELVFFNDKLKFQMGELLRASAEALGHGIMGNSYKAMLNDGSTIVVKRLRDLKPLTKEEFERIVQVIANLKHPNLLPLLAYYHSRDEKLMLYRYADNGNLFSRLHDGRDGNRVPFSWNSRLSVARGVARALEYLHLNNKFHNIVPHGNLRSSNVLFDANDTVLVSDFSLASLIAQPIAAQHMVVYKSPEYGLARKVTVQSDVWSYGSLLIELLTGKVSMCSAPPGTNGVDLCNWVHRAVREEWTAEIFDKEISCQKSALQGMLRLLQIAMRCIERLPEKRPAMREVVREVEKIHTPVINDDEDDASGDRSFTVTDDSFSTSASGIIGDER, translated from the exons ATGGGGTTTCCACTTTCCTTAAATGACACAGAAAACAGTGAAGGCCAGAATACAGCTTCAGGCAAAAACAACAGTTCcaatattttgttaattttcattGTGGTTCTTCTGGTTGCAATTATACTGCTATTGATTATGTACTATAAGACATCCAGAAAGCTCAGTAAAATAGTGAACGGGCAGGTTCCAGCGgttgaagaaaaagagaaagatgtGGAGTTCAGTGCTGAGAAGAAGATAGCTATAGGGGAGGGGACAATGATGACAGTTGAAGATAGAAAGGAGCTTGTGTTCTTCAATGACAAGCTAAAATTTCAAATGGGTGAGCTTCTGAGAGCTTCTGCTGAGGCATTGGGTCATGGAATCATGGGGAATAGTTACAAGGCTATGCTGAATGATGGATCCACCATTGTTGTGAAGAGACTAAGGGACTTGAAACCACTCACTAAGGAGGAATTTGAAAGGATAGTGCAAGTGATTGCTAATCTAAAGCACCCAAATTTGCTGCCATTGCTTGCTTACTACCATTCCAGAGATGAGAAGCTCATGCTCTATAGATATGCAGACAATGGAAATCTTTTCTCCAGACTTCATG ATGGTAGAGATGGAAACCGGGTTCCATTCAGCTGGAACTCAAGATTATCAGTAGCAAGAGGCGTGGCTCGAGCATTGGAGTACCTTCACCTCAACAACAAGTTCCACAACATTGTCCCTCATGGCAACTTGAGGTCTTCTAACGTGCTCTTCGATGCAAACGACACTGTTCTTGTTTCAGACTTCAGCCTTGCCTCCTTAATAGCACAGCCAATTGCAGCTCAGCACATGGTTGTTTACAAATCACCTGAATATGGGTTGGCAAGAAAGGTTACAGTGCAATCTGATGTTTGGAGCTATGGTTCCCTTCTAATAGAACTTCTAACTGGCAAAGTATCTATGTGCTCTGCTCCACCAGGGACCAATGGGGTGGATCTCTGCAACTGGGTTCACAGGGCCGTCAGAGAAGAATGGACAGCTGAGATCTTTGACAAAGAGATTTCATGCCAGAAGAGTGCACTTCAAGGGATGCTGAGGTTGCTGCAGATCGCAATGCGTTGCATCGAGAGGCTCCCAGAGAAACGTCCTGCGATGAGAGAGGTGGTGAGAGAAGTGGAGAAGATACATACTCCTGTGATCAATGACGATGAGGATGATGCATCTGGTGACAGGTCTTTCACTGTCACGGACGATTCCTTTTCAACCAGTGCCTCTGGGATCATCGGAGATGAAAGATAG
- the LOC130722079 gene encoding cationic peroxidase 2-like: MHYIPHKMEGDLSHKSFLLVFLIVLTLQAFAVHGTSVGFYSKSCPSIESIVKSTVASHVKTDFEYAAGLLRLHFHDCFVRGCDASILIAGNGTEKQAPPNRSLKGYEVIDEAKAKLEAQCPGVVSCADILALAARDSVVLSGGLSWQVPTGRRDGRVSIENESFSLPGPNDSVAVQKKKFSDLGLNVQELVTLAGGHTIGTAGCRNVADRIYNTNGTDPSIDPSFLRTLRSLCPQDQPSKRLAIDTGSQAKFDTSYYANLKKGHGVLRSDQVLWTDPSTRAIVQKYLAATGCGPGSFNVEFGKAMVKMSNIGIKTGANGEIRKKCSAIN, encoded by the exons ATGCATTATATTCCTCACAAAATGGAGGGTGATTTGTCTCACAAAAGCTTCCTTCTAGTGTTTCTTATTGTGCTTACTCTGCAGGCTTTTGCAGTGCATGGCACGAGTGTAGGGTTCTATTCAAAATCATGTCCTTCCATAGAGTCCATTGTTAAGTCCACAGTTGCATCCCATGTGAAAACTGATTTTGAATATGCTGCTGGTTTGCTGAGACTGCACTTTCATGATTGCTTTGTAAGAGGATGTGATGCTTCTATTCTAATTGCTGGTAATGGCACTGAGAAACAAGCTCCCCCAAACCGTAGTTTAAAAGGATATGAAGTTATTGATGAAGCAAAGGCCAAATTAGAGGCTCAGTGCCCTGGTGTTGTGTCCTGTGCTGATATTCTTGCTCTTGCTGCTCGTGATTCTGTTGTTTTG AGTGGTGGATTAAGTTGGCAAGTGCCTACTGGACGCAGAGATGGAAGGGTTTCaattgaaaatgaaagtttTTCTCTGCCTGGTCCTAATGACTCTGTGGCAGTCCAGAAGAAGAAGTTTTCTGATCTGGGTCTTAACGTTCAAGAGCTAGTCACTCTTGCTg GTGGGCATACAATTGGTACAGCTGGTTGTCGGAACGTAGCAGACAGAATTTACAACACAAATGGGACTGATCCTTCAATCGACCCTTCATTTCTTCGAACTCTACGAAGCCTTTGTCCACAAGACCAACCAAGTAAGAGACTTGCAATAGACACTGGAAGTCAGGCCAAGTTTGACACCTCTTACTACGCTAACCTCAAGAAAGGCCATGGAGTTCTCCGTTCTGATCAAGTGCTCTGGACTGATCCTTCCACCAGAGCCATTGTTCAGAAATACTTAGCCGCCACCGGTTGTGGTCCTGGCTCCTTCAACGTCGAATTTGGCAAGGCTATGGTTAAGATGAGTAACATTGGTATTAAGACTGGTGCTAATGGTGAAATTCGCAAAAAATGTTCTGCTATTAATTAA